GAAATAGAAGTTGCAGTAGTGGAATTGATTGATGAATTAATTGCACGCAACAATCTAATTAAGACGAACATATTATCCATTACATTCACCTCAACAAAAGATTTAGATGCATGTTTTCCAGCTTCAATTGCAAGGAAATTTAATGGACTTGATTCAGTAGCGTTTTTAGACTGCCAACAAATGTATGTATCCAATGATGTTGATTTTTGTATAAGGATAATGGCTCAAGTTTTATTGCCACCCAATAATTCAATAAAGCATCCTTATTTAAGAGGCGCTGCAAAATTAAGGACAGATAGATGTTAACCTTAGTATTACAATTTCCAGCTTTAAATTTAAAAATCACGAACTCAACCTTTAAATTTTTATTTCCTCTATGTTAAAAGACACAAAGAAAAATTTTTTAAATCTTAAAATTTTAAGGTTTTTTATTATTCCTATAATTTTAGTTTCAACTCCTTTTTTTAATAACATTAAAGAGGCTAAGGCAGGGTTAGAATTTCAGTGGAATCAAGACTCTAATTATAGACGATTAAAATGGTTTCAAAAAGAAAATAAAAATAAATTTAGAAATACAATTTATTTTTTTTTAAGGCCAACTGATAGAGGAACTGATCTCTTAAAAATTAATCTAGCAATACCTAAAACCTTTAAATCTACTTTAAAAAATGAAAAAATTAGTTTTTGCAAAGTAAGAATAGGCGGGTTTGAAAATAGAACAAAATGTTTAGATGATATTCCGTCTGATATCGAAATTAATACTGATGAATCAGGCTTACGTTCAATAGATATTTACCCCTATAGTCCAATTCCTTCTAATAAAGACAGTTATGCAATTGTCTTAAAAGTCTTTAATCCTAAAAGAACAGGTTTATATCAATTTCATTCATATGGGCAACCTAAAGGAAAATCATTTTCAAGTTATTTAGGAAGCTGGACTATAGTGATCGATTAAATGATAAATTAAATAAGGATAATTAAACAAATGACTAAAAGAACTTTTGGCGGAACTTCAAGAAAAAGAAAACGTGTATCTGGTTTTAGAGTAAGAATGCGTTCCCATACAGGTAGAAGAGTTATTAAAAGCAGAAGACAAAAAGGTAGAGAAAGAATAGCTGTATAAATTCAAATTTACATGGCCTTACCTAAGGATATGCGTTTAAAAGGTCATAGGACTTTTAATTACATTCATAAAAATTCCACAACATATCATGGAAAATTAATGACATTTAAAGTTGCAAGATCAAATCCAGATATTCTCTTAACCCATAAAATCACAAATACCTCAAACAAATTTAGAGTTGCAATTGCTATTAGTAAAAAAGTTTCAAAAAAAGCCGTAGAAAGAAATAAATTAAGAAGAATTCTGCAAGAGTGGTTATTAACAAACATTCAAAAAATTAATACCCACAATCCATATTGGTTACTTGTTAACCTTAAATTTGGGGATTTCTGCAATGATAAAAGCAGACTTTTGGAGGAATTTCAAAACTTAATGTTCAAATCTCGTCTGATCAAATGATTAACATGAATGAAGAGATCTTTTATGAAGGTGGCCCTGCAAAAAGTGATTTAATTATAAATCTACTTGCAGGTATAACTATTCTGGGATTACCATTTACCTTTGCTGCAATTGTTAGAGCATTGTGGTTGAGATATAAAATTACAAACAAAAGAATTACTATAGATGGTGGATGGTTTGGTAAAAACAAAACACAAGTTTCATTAAGTAACATTGAAGAAATCAGATCCATTCCAAGGGGATTCGGATCTTATGGTGATATGGTTCTTATCCTTAATGACGGATCAAAAGTTGAAATGAAATCATTACCTTTATTCAGAGAAAAGCAAAAATTTATTGAAGAAAATATAAATAAAAGATCACAAATTCCAAATCTCAACGAAGTAGAGGGATTTGCTACTAAATCCTAAATAAATTAATTACAAAAAACTTTTTTTCCTGTAAAATAAAATGTCTAGTAAAATTACACTCTTTTTAATATCGTGATAGGGTTCATTTCTGAAAAACTTCTTATCCCGATTCTAGATTTTTTCTACGGTTTGGTTCCTAGTTATGGTTTAGCGATTGTTGCTTTAACAGTCGTAATAAGAATTGCACTATTCCCTTTAAGCGCTGGTTCTATTAGAAGCGCAAGAAGAATGAAGATTGCCCAACCAGTAATGCAAAAAAAGCAAGCAGAAATAAAATCTAAGTTTTCAGGTGATCCAAAGAAACAGCAAGAAGAACTTGGGAAACTAATGAATGAGTTTGGCAGCCCTCTTGCAGGTTGCCTTCCTTTGATTGTACAAATGCCTGTGTTATTTGCTTTATTTGCAACATTAAGAGGCTCTCCATTTGCTGATGTCCCCTATAACATAAATTTAAAGGTCATTCCACAGGATCAAATTGCAGCAATTGATCCAAAACCTTACAAATCTCCAAGACATTCTATATTCATTACAGAAAAATCACATTTTCCTGTAATAGCAACTATCCCTAATGGAACAAAATTAGGAACAGAAGAATCATTAAAAATAAATTTACAAACAACAAATGGCAATAGCTATGCGGAAGTTTTATCTAAATACGAAAATGGATCTAAATTCCTCCCAACATGGAAGGTTTCTAAAGGCTCCGAAAATCTTACAGTAACCCAAGACGGCACAGTAAAAGCAATTAAACCTGGAGATGCAACCATAGAGGCAAAAATCCCTGGTCTAGCGGCCAAAAGTGGATTTCTTTTTATTAAAGCTCTTGGTCAAGTTGGTTTTTATGTAGATGGGGCAATTAATTGGGATATTGCTGCACTTGTAGGTGCTTTTGGATTAACTCTACTTCTCTCTCAAGTTTTATCTAGTCAGGGTATGCCTGCTAATCCACAGCAATCAACAGCAAACAAAATTACACCAATTATGATTACTGGAATGTTTCTGTTTTTCCCGCTACCAGCAGGAGTTTTACTATATATGGTTGTTGCTAATATATTTCAGGCATTTCAGACTTTTCTGCTTAATAAAGAAGCTCTTCCTGAGAATCTACAGAAAATTTTGGATCAACAATTATTGGCCAAAAATGAAGTGGTAACAACTTCCGCTTCAACTATCTCAGATAAAAGATTACCTTTTGAACCTAACAGTAAAAAATAGTCTGATTTTTAAATAATGAATTCTTGGTGTAGAAATTTAGAATTACTTATAAAATCAAGAACCTCATTAATTTGGATCAGGACTAAAGAAGAAGAAAGATTAGAAAAATTAATTAATTTTTCTTGTGAAAGATTAAATATAAAAAAATTCATTTGCTGGGATTGTGTTAACGGTATAAAAGGACTAATAAATGAAGAAGGTAAATTTTCTAATAATCCTTTAGGAGTTCTTAATTGGCTTAAAGAACAAAGTTCTGAAGTTTCAATAGTTTTATTAGTAAAAGATTTTCATAAATTTTATGATGATCCATCTGTCAATAGAACTATTAAAGAACTAGCTTCAGCTCTTAAGAAAACTAGTCACAATTTAATTATTAGTTCGCATTTATTTCCATCATCTGAAGACCTTGATGAATTAATGACTATTGTAAATTTACCTTTACCTGATCAAAAAGAATTGAAAAATCTAATAAGAAAAATTGCTATTAATACCAATTCAAATCTTGAGGAACAAGACTTAAACGAACTTTCTATAGCTTCAAGTGGACTAACCGAAATAAAAGTAAAGCAAGTTACCGCAAAGGCCCTTGCTCAAAGAGGAAAAATTAGTAGAGAAGATATAAAAGATATTCTTGAAGAGAAAAAACAAGTGATCGCCAGAAGTGAGATTTTAGAATTTTTCGAAGCTAAATCAAGTCAAGATGATATTGGCGGTTTAAATGTTTTAAAATTTTGGCTCAATCAAAGATACAGGGCCTTTTCTAAAGAAGCTAAAGACTATGGATTACCTATTCCCAAGGGAGTCTTACTAGTTGGAGCCCAAGGAACTGGGAAATCACTTACTGCAAAATCAATTTCTAAGAGTTGGTCTATGCCGCTACTTCGGTTAGATGTTGGAAGACTATTTTCTAGCCTTGTTGGTTCAAGTGAGGCAAGAACAAGAGAAGCAATATTGAGAGCTGAGGCCATGTCTCCTTGCATCCTTTGGATCGATGAAATTGATAAGGGATTTGGTGGCGATGCTAGAAGTGATGGAGGGACAAGTCAAAGGGTTTTAGCAAGTTTGCTAACTTGGATGGCTGAAAAAGAATCCGCCGTATTTGTAATTGCTACCGCTAATGCTATAGATAAACTACCTGCTGAATTATTAAGGAAAGGGAGGTTTGATGAGATATTTTTTCTAGATTTACCAAATTCTGAAGAAAGATTAAGTATTCTCGATTTACACTTAAAAAAAAGAAGACCAAATTATAGTTTTCCTCTCTCCACTATCATCGACAGAACAGATGGATTCTCAGGTGCAGAACTTGAACAAGCTGTAATAGAGGGGATGCATATTTCATTCTCTGAAAATAGAGAACTTTTGGAGAAAGATTTAATAAAGGCAGTTTCTGAACTAGTTCCTTTGTCCAGAACAGCTAAAGAGCAAATTAATTTACTAAAAGAATGGTCTGCGACAGGGAGAGCTAGATCTGCATCGTAACCAAAAATTTTATTTAACAATATTACGTAAGTTAGGAATCATTAATTTAGTTAATTTTTAGTCAAAAATCCCTAATAATGAATCTAAATTAACTATTTTAATTAAGGTATTAAAAAAAAGAGTGTTAGATCAAAAATTAATAAGAGAAAATCCAGCTTCAGTTGAAGAAGGTTTATCCCTAAGAGGAAAAGTTTTTAATATTTCCAATATACGCGATTTAGCTGTTAAGAAAAAAGAAATTGATATAGAAATATCTAGTCTCCAATCAGAGAGTAAAAAATTAAGCAAATCAATCGGCGAAGTAATTGGAAAATCACAAAATAATAATTCACAAGAAGTAAACATTTTAAAGAAAAAAGGAAATGAATACAGAACCAAAATTTCTGAATTTGAAGAGAAAAAAAGAATATTAGATAAAAAAATACATAATGAAATTTCTAATTTGCCAAATTTACCTAGCAAAGATGCTCCTATTGGAAAAGATGAAAGTCATAATGTCCAAGTAAAAAGTTGGGGAGAACCCCTTATTACGGAGAATCTAAAATCTCACTGGGAAATAGGCGAAAGTCTTAATCTTTTTGACTCTATAAAATCAACTAAAATATCAAAAAGTCGTTTTATTACACTTATCGGTAATGGTGCGAGGTTAGAGCGGGCATTAATAAATTTCATGCTCGACATGCATATTAAAAATGGTTATTTAGAGTTAATGCCTCCAGCTTTAGTGAATTCAGAAAGTCTTACCGGATCTGGTCAATTGCCTAAATTTTCAAATGAGAGTTTTAAGTGCTCTAATGACGATCTATGGCTTTCTCCGACAGCTGAAGTTCCATTAACTGCTTTTCATAAAAATGAAATCATTGATCCCAAAGAGTTACCTATTAAGTATGTTGCATATAGTCCATGTTTTAGGAGAGAAGCTGGAAGTTATGGTAGGGATACTAGAGGCTTAATAAGACTTCATCAATTTAATAAAGTAGAGTTATATTGGTTTTGCGATCCAAATAAATCTATAGAAGCTCATAAAAGGATAACTTCAGATGCAGAAAGCATTTTAAGGAAGCTCAATCTTCCTTATAGATTAGTTGATATTTGTACTGGAGACCTAGGCTTTTCTTCAAGTAGAACTTTTGATCTTGAAGTCTGGCTACCAAGTAGTAAATGTTACAGAGAAATTTCAAGTTGTAGCAATTGTTTAGACTTTCAAGCTCGAAGATCATCAATAAGAACAAAAATTGATAAAAAAAATATATATCTGCATACCTTAAATGGTAGTGGTCTTGCTATTGGAAGAACTATGGCTGCTATTCTTGAAAATGGTCAACAAAAAGATGGTAGCGTTAAAATCCCAGATGCTCTAGTTCCATATTTTGGATCAAAATTTTTAAAAACTGCTTAATATAAATAAATGAATGTTTTAACCTCAATAACAGTTCTGGGATTTCTCATTTTTTTTCATGAGATGGGTCATTTTCTTGCAGCAATTTTACAAGGTATCTATGTAGATGGATTTTCAATTGGTTTTGGACCATCAATAATTCAGAAAAAATATAAAGATATCACTTATTCTTTCAGGGCCTTTCCTCTTGGAGGCTTTGTATCCTTCCCTGATGAAGAACTAAATGATATTGACCCTAAAGATCCAAATCTTTTAAAAAATAGGCCAATAATTCAAAGAGTTATTGTAATCTCGGCTGGAGTATTCGCTAACTTAATACTTGCTTACACAATCTTAATTTTAAATGTAACTACCATTGGTATTCCATATGATCCAGAACCTGGTATTTTAGTTTTAGCAACTCAACCGGAGAAGTCTGCCTCTCTTGCAGGCTTAGAACCTGGAGATAAAATATTAGAAATTGAAAATAGTACTATAGGTGTTGGAGATCAAGCTGTCACCACTTTAGTAAAAGAGATTCAGAATTCATCAGATGAATCAATTTCAATAAGAATTGAAAGAGATGGGATTATCAAAGATTTAACTTTGATACCAAAGAATGTTGACGGGAAAG
Above is a window of Prochlorococcus marinus XMU1406 DNA encoding:
- the aroH gene encoding chorismate mutase — protein: MSEKMKDDLKIIFIRGATTASGNSVREIEVAVVELIDELIARNNLIKTNILSITFTSTKDLDACFPASIARKFNGLDSVAFLDCQQMYVSNDVDFCIRIMAQVLLPPNNSIKHPYLRGAAKLRTDRC
- a CDS encoding DUF2808 domain-containing protein encodes the protein MLKDTKKNFLNLKILRFFIIPIILVSTPFFNNIKEAKAGLEFQWNQDSNYRRLKWFQKENKNKFRNTIYFFLRPTDRGTDLLKINLAIPKTFKSTLKNEKISFCKVRIGGFENRTKCLDDIPSDIEINTDESGLRSIDIYPYSPIPSNKDSYAIVLKVFNPKRTGLYQFHSYGQPKGKSFSSYLGSWTIVID
- the rpmH gene encoding 50S ribosomal protein L34; protein product: MTKRTFGGTSRKRKRVSGFRVRMRSHTGRRVIKSRRQKGRERIAV
- the rnpA gene encoding ribonuclease P protein component, whose product is MALPKDMRLKGHRTFNYIHKNSTTYHGKLMTFKVARSNPDILLTHKITNTSNKFRVAIAISKKVSKKAVERNKLRRILQEWLLTNIQKINTHNPYWLLVNLKFGDFCNDKSRLLEEFQNLMFKSRLIK
- a CDS encoding PH domain-containing protein; protein product: MINMNEEIFYEGGPAKSDLIINLLAGITILGLPFTFAAIVRALWLRYKITNKRITIDGGWFGKNKTQVSLSNIEEIRSIPRGFGSYGDMVLILNDGSKVEMKSLPLFREKQKFIEENINKRSQIPNLNEVEGFATKS
- the yidC gene encoding membrane protein insertase YidC is translated as MIGFISEKLLIPILDFFYGLVPSYGLAIVALTVVIRIALFPLSAGSIRSARRMKIAQPVMQKKQAEIKSKFSGDPKKQQEELGKLMNEFGSPLAGCLPLIVQMPVLFALFATLRGSPFADVPYNINLKVIPQDQIAAIDPKPYKSPRHSIFITEKSHFPVIATIPNGTKLGTEESLKINLQTTNGNSYAEVLSKYENGSKFLPTWKVSKGSENLTVTQDGTVKAIKPGDATIEAKIPGLAAKSGFLFIKALGQVGFYVDGAINWDIAALVGAFGLTLLLSQVLSSQGMPANPQQSTANKITPIMITGMFLFFPLPAGVLLYMVVANIFQAFQTFLLNKEALPENLQKILDQQLLAKNEVVTTSASTISDKRLPFEPNSKK
- a CDS encoding AAA family ATPase, which encodes MNSWCRNLELLIKSRTSLIWIRTKEEERLEKLINFSCERLNIKKFICWDCVNGIKGLINEEGKFSNNPLGVLNWLKEQSSEVSIVLLVKDFHKFYDDPSVNRTIKELASALKKTSHNLIISSHLFPSSEDLDELMTIVNLPLPDQKELKNLIRKIAINTNSNLEEQDLNELSIASSGLTEIKVKQVTAKALAQRGKISREDIKDILEEKKQVIARSEILEFFEAKSSQDDIGGLNVLKFWLNQRYRAFSKEAKDYGLPIPKGVLLVGAQGTGKSLTAKSISKSWSMPLLRLDVGRLFSSLVGSSEARTREAILRAEAMSPCILWIDEIDKGFGGDARSDGGTSQRVLASLLTWMAEKESAVFVIATANAIDKLPAELLRKGRFDEIFFLDLPNSEERLSILDLHLKKRRPNYSFPLSTIIDRTDGFSGAELEQAVIEGMHISFSENRELLEKDLIKAVSELVPLSRTAKEQINLLKEWSATGRARSAS
- the serS gene encoding serine--tRNA ligase, whose protein sequence is MLDQKLIRENPASVEEGLSLRGKVFNISNIRDLAVKKKEIDIEISSLQSESKKLSKSIGEVIGKSQNNNSQEVNILKKKGNEYRTKISEFEEKKRILDKKIHNEISNLPNLPSKDAPIGKDESHNVQVKSWGEPLITENLKSHWEIGESLNLFDSIKSTKISKSRFITLIGNGARLERALINFMLDMHIKNGYLELMPPALVNSESLTGSGQLPKFSNESFKCSNDDLWLSPTAEVPLTAFHKNEIIDPKELPIKYVAYSPCFRREAGSYGRDTRGLIRLHQFNKVELYWFCDPNKSIEAHKRITSDAESILRKLNLPYRLVDICTGDLGFSSSRTFDLEVWLPSSKCYREISSCSNCLDFQARRSSIRTKIDKKNIYLHTLNGSGLAIGRTMAAILENGQQKDGSVKIPDALVPYFGSKFLKTA
- the rseP gene encoding RIP metalloprotease RseP, whose translation is MNVLTSITVLGFLIFFHEMGHFLAAILQGIYVDGFSIGFGPSIIQKKYKDITYSFRAFPLGGFVSFPDEELNDIDPKDPNLLKNRPIIQRVIVISAGVFANLILAYTILILNVTTIGIPYDPEPGILVLATQPEKSASLAGLEPGDKILEIENSTIGVGDQAVTTLVKEIQNSSDESISIRIERDGIIKDLTLIPKNVDGKGTIGAQLQPNIRKETKKTKNVFELFKYTNNEFSSLLVKTIQGYKGLITNFSSTAQQLSGPVKIVEIGAQLSQQGGTGILLFAALISINLAVLNSLPLPLLDGGQLVFTLIEGFRGKPVPVRVQMVVTQSSFFLLVGLSVLLIIRDTSQLLIVQRFLNQ